TGCGTGAATTCCGGTATAGTTTagcgcggccggcgtaAAGTCGGTCGAGGCAATCGGGCATAGCGTCGAGTTCCACTCGTACTGCACGCCATGAATCTTTGGGCCGCCGAGGTGGAGCTTGGTAAGCTCGCAGTCGTAAAACACGTCGCGCTTGTGCTTCGGTGCGACCTGGTcgatcggcgtcgcgccagTGCCGACGACAATCACTGGCCCCGGAATAATCTTGCCGTTCTCGTAGCGCGTCAGGTAACCCttcttgcgcagcggctcgagcgcctcgacgacgtgcggcCACGATTGGTTGGCGTTGTTCTTAATGTCGACCATGAGCTGGATGGGCTGCGTGTTGCCGACGCCCAGCGAATAGTAGCCGTTCCACCACGGCGACTTGTCCGTCTTGACCGACGCCTGGAGGtcggcaaagagcgccgaggcgtcATTGTCGACGTGCTTGGCGTTTGCGGCGTTGGCCTGGTCGATCGCCTTGACCAGCGGCTGGACTGTGAGCGCGTCAAaggtgcgctcgcgcgtgaGCGAAAAAGCGTCGTGGCCCACGTAGAGCTTGTTGTCCTTGGGGTTCAGCCAGACATCCGACTCGATGCTCAGCACACCGTACGACAGCGCCTGGAACACGGGAACCGGGCGCTCGTAGTCGTTGTGCGAATGCACAAAGATGGGGTAGGTGTTCCTGTTCCAGTCCGCAGGCGACTGCAGAATGCTCGCGTTCTTGCCGCCGAATGGCGCATAGTCCGGCGTCACTTCAGGCAGTCTCGGCGCGAGCTTCGCAGCATAGGCAGCACCAATCAGCAGCGGAGCGAAGGGGACGAGCATGATGAGCGTGGGTGGGCAAAAGGCAAAAGAGACGTGTTGTCCAACGG
This region of Malassezia japonica chromosome 8, complete sequence genomic DNA includes:
- a CDS encoding uncharacterized protein (SECRETED:SignalP(1-15); EggNog:ENOG503Q3SX); protein product: MLVPFAPLLIGAAYAAKLAPRLPEVTPDYAPFGGKNASILQSPADWNRNTYPIFVHSHNDYERPVPVFQALSYGVLSIESDVWLNPKDNKLYVGHDAFSLTRERTFDALTVQPLVKAIDQANAANAKHVDNDASALFADLQASVKTDKSPWWNGYYSLGVGNTQPIQLMVDIKNNANQSWPHVVEALEPLRKKGYLTRYENGKIIPGPVIVVGTGATPIDQVAPKHKRDVFYDCELTKLHLGGPKIHGVQYEWNSTLCPIASTDFTPAALNYTGIHAPSKKVNASISGLIKEAHKRGIKTRFWDTPAWPVYARDRVNKLLLELDSDWINADDLEAIARF